In Sorangium aterium, the genomic stretch CGTGCAGGCCGCCCACTGGATCGCGCAGAACGAGGCCAACCCGGCGCCGATCTACCAGCTCTGGTCCAAGTCGGGGGTGCCGTACTCGAACTTCAAGGCGGACCAGACGGGCGACTCGCTCAAGGTGCGCGCGAGCCCCCTGTTCGATGAATACCTGATCTCCCGCTACAAGGCGGCCGTCGTCGACGCGAAGCGGTTCGGCCTGATCAGGAACACGTTCGACGTCGACTCCTGGATCGATCTGCGGTTCCTGAACGCGGCGCTGAAGGAGCTGAACCTCGAGGGCTACTGGCCCGAGTTCGACGTGAACGGGAAGGTCAAGCACCCCGGGAGGTCATGAGAGGAGCGCGCGGCGAAGGGGCCCAGCGCAGGGCAGGGCGGAACGCCACGAGAGAAAGGCAACCAAGATGACGCAGCAGGGAATTCAAGAAAGCCAGACCCAGGCCGCCTACAAGCTCGAGGCGCCCGACGTGGCGCTGCCCGCGGGCCGCGCCTCCCGGCTCCTGTCGCGGCGGGTGGGCAACGTCGCCGTGGGGCTCGTCTTCCCGGCGGCGCTCCTCCTCGCGTGGAGCTACGCCTCGCAGCGCGAGCTGATCCCGGCGCAGATCCTGCCGGCGCCAGGGCTCGTCCTGCAGACGCTGACCGAGCTCGCGAGCTCGGGCGATCTGCACACGAACATCGCCGTCAGCCTCGGCCGCGTCCTCGGCGGCTTCGCCGCGGGCGGCGCGGCGGGCCTCGCGCTCGGCATCGCCATGGGGCTCTCGCGGCGGATCGAGGAGCACGTCCACCCGCTCTTCAAGGCGCTCTCGCAGGTCCCCGCCCTCGCGTGGCTTCCGCTGGTCATGATGGTGGCGGGGATCGGCGAGTCGCTCAAGCTGATCCTCATCGCGCAGGCGAGCCTCATCCCGGTGGCGATCAACACGTTCCAGGGCATCAAGAACGTGCCGAGATCGTACATCGAGGTGGCCCGGGTCTTCCGGTTCAGCCATGCTCAGCTGCTCCGGAAGGTCGTGCTCCCCGCCGCGGTGCCGTCCATCGCCGTCGGCATCCGTTACGGCCTGACGCAAGCGTGGCTGTCGCTCGTCACGGTCGAGCTCCTGGCGTCCTCCGAGGGCGTCGGATTCCTGATCGTCTGGGGCCGCCAGCTGTTCCAGCTCGACGTGGTGCTCGCGGCGATCCTCGTCGTGGGGATCGTCGGGCTCGTGCTCGACAAGGGGCTCGAGGCGATCGAGGCCCGCCTCCTCCGCTGGCGGCGGGCGGCCCTGTAACATCTCACCGGAACCTTACCGGAGATCGAACGATGAGCGCCATCACCCATGCTCTGATCCAGCCGCGGCTGCGGCGCGGCCTGGTCCTGCCCGTCCTGCTGTTCGTCGCGTGGCTCGTGGTCTGCCGCTACGAGCTCGCCAACACCCGCATCCTGGTGCCGCCGCTCGCGGTCTGGGAGGCCGCGAGGGCGCTTCATGAGAGCGGCGAGCTCTGGGGCCACCTGAGCGCCAGCCTCGTCCGGGATCTCCTTGGGCTCGCGCTGGGCGTCGTGGCGGGCGGCGCCGTCGGCGGCCTCCTCGCCGTCTCGCGCTCCGCCGACAAGCTGTTCTCACCGAGCTTCCACGCCGCGAAGCAGGTCGCGCTGTTCGCGTGGATCCCGCTCATGTCGGTGTGGCTCGGCGTCGGCGAGCAGGCGAAGGTCGCCTTCATCGCGCTCTCCGCCTTCTACCCGGTCGTCGTGAACACCTATGAAGGCGTGCGGAGCGTCGGTGTCGAGCACATCGAGGTGGCGCGGGTGCTCCGCTTCTCGCGGTGGCAGATCCTCCGCAAGGTCATCCTGCCGTCCGCCGCGCCGTCGCTCTTCGCGGGCGTGCACCAGGGGCTCATCTACGCGTGGCTCGGCACGCTCGGGGCCGAGTACCTGCTCGAGCCCGCCCCCGGGATCGGCAGCTTGATGGTGGACGGGCGCGAGCGCTTCGCCATGGATGTCGTGCTGGTCGGGCTCATCGTGTCCGGCCTCGTGGGCTTCGGCCTGAACGCGCTGGCCAAGGCGGCGGAAGACCGCCTGTTGCGATGGCGTGTCCGCGGCGTGTGAACGTGGTCAACGTCGTCAACGTCTTCAACGTTTGATTCCGTCTGCTTCGTCTGCTTCGAGGAGGAACTCATGGGCTCGCCTGGAGTCATCAACATTCGCGACGTCAGCAAGAAGTACGTGGTCAAGGACAAGCCGCTGGAGGTCCTCCGCGGGATCGGCCTGACCATTCACCCCGGCGAGTTCATCAGCGTCGTGGGCACGAGCGGTTGCGGGAAGTCGACGCTCCTCCGGCTCCTCGTCGGGCTGGACGGCGACTACGAGGGCGACATCCTCGTCGGCGGCGCGCGCGTCGAGGGGACGAGCCTCGATCGGGGCATCGTCTTCCAGGAGCACCGGCTCTTCCCCTGGCTCACCATCGAGCAGAACGTCGCGCTCGGGCTCGAGAGCTCGGCGTGGACGCAGGCCGACAAGGCCCGCGCTGTCGACGAGCACCTCGAGCTCGTGGGCCTGTCGGCGTTCAAGCGGGCCTACCCGCACCAGCTCTCCGGCGGGATGGCCCAGCGGGCGGCGATCGCGCGAGGGCTCGTCAACCGGCCGGGCATCCTGCTGCTCGACGAGCCGTTCGGCGCGCTCGACGCGCTGACCCGCGCGAAGCTGCAGCAGGAGCTCCAGCGCATCTGGCAGGAGGAGCAGATCACGATGATCCTCGTCACGCACGACGTCGAGGAGGCCGTGTTCCTCGGCGATCGCGTCGTCGTGCTCGAACCGCGGCCCGGGAGGATCAAGCGCGTCGTCCCCGTCAGCGCGCCGCGCCCGAGGTCCCGCACCGACCACGAGATCAAGGCCCTCGTCGACGAGGTGCGCGGCTATCTCCTCGAGGCGTAGCGCGACGGATCGAGGCGCAGCGTGACGGAAGGCCAGAAGCCATCCGAGACAACCGGTGGGGTCGCGCCAGAGAAAGATCTCTGGCGCATGGCAGGTGCATCCGTTATAATGGATGAACCGTCCGCTATCATGGTGAGTGAAGCCCGATGACGATGCCATTGCTCACGCTTCCCAACACGAGCTCGTTGGCCCTTTCCGTGCGCGCCAAGGCGCTTGTCTTCGAGGATCCGCGCTCGCAGGCGATCCTCGAGCGGATCCGGCAGCTCTCCCCGAGCGACGCGACGTTGCTCGTGAC encodes the following:
- a CDS encoding ABC transporter permease, which produces MTQQGIQESQTQAAYKLEAPDVALPAGRASRLLSRRVGNVAVGLVFPAALLLAWSYASQRELIPAQILPAPGLVLQTLTELASSGDLHTNIAVSLGRVLGGFAAGGAAGLALGIAMGLSRRIEEHVHPLFKALSQVPALAWLPLVMMVAGIGESLKLILIAQASLIPVAINTFQGIKNVPRSYIEVARVFRFSHAQLLRKVVLPAAVPSIAVGIRYGLTQAWLSLVTVELLASSEGVGFLIVWGRQLFQLDVVLAAILVVGIVGLVLDKGLEAIEARLLRWRRAAL
- a CDS encoding ABC transporter permease, with the protein product MSAITHALIQPRLRRGLVLPVLLFVAWLVVCRYELANTRILVPPLAVWEAARALHESGELWGHLSASLVRDLLGLALGVVAGGAVGGLLAVSRSADKLFSPSFHAAKQVALFAWIPLMSVWLGVGEQAKVAFIALSAFYPVVVNTYEGVRSVGVEHIEVARVLRFSRWQILRKVILPSAAPSLFAGVHQGLIYAWLGTLGAEYLLEPAPGIGSLMVDGRERFAMDVVLVGLIVSGLVGFGLNALAKAAEDRLLRWRVRGV
- a CDS encoding ABC transporter ATP-binding protein, producing MGSPGVINIRDVSKKYVVKDKPLEVLRGIGLTIHPGEFISVVGTSGCGKSTLLRLLVGLDGDYEGDILVGGARVEGTSLDRGIVFQEHRLFPWLTIEQNVALGLESSAWTQADKARAVDEHLELVGLSAFKRAYPHQLSGGMAQRAAIARGLVNRPGILLLDEPFGALDALTRAKLQQELQRIWQEEQITMILVTHDVEEAVFLGDRVVVLEPRPGRIKRVVPVSAPRPRSRTDHEIKALVDEVRGYLLEA